A window from Cryptosporangium phraense encodes these proteins:
- a CDS encoding deoxyribonuclease IV, with protein sequence MRIGAHVDPADPLAAASVRGADVVQFFLGDPQGWKKPVPRDDVEALKASEVDVYIHSPYVINLASTNNRIRIPSRKILAQHAEAAASIGAKGLIVHGGHVGNGDDAAVGFENWRKAFAQAAESGGFPLPILVENTAGGDNAMARRFDRLAMLWDAIGEYEPGFCLDTCHAHAGGEDLLNIVERVKAITGRIDLVHVNDSKDPFDSGRDRHENLGSGQIDPDLIVATVKAAGAPAICETPGGDDGQTADIQFLKERLAK encoded by the coding sequence ATGCGAATCGGTGCCCATGTCGACCCCGCCGACCCGCTGGCCGCCGCGTCCGTCCGCGGTGCCGACGTGGTCCAGTTCTTCCTCGGTGACCCGCAGGGCTGGAAGAAACCGGTGCCCCGCGACGACGTCGAGGCCCTCAAGGCCAGCGAGGTGGACGTCTACATCCACTCGCCGTACGTCATCAACCTGGCCAGCACGAACAACCGCATCCGCATCCCGTCGCGGAAGATCCTGGCCCAGCATGCCGAGGCGGCCGCCTCGATCGGCGCGAAGGGCCTGATCGTGCACGGCGGGCACGTCGGCAACGGCGACGATGCCGCGGTGGGCTTCGAGAACTGGCGCAAGGCGTTCGCGCAGGCCGCCGAGTCGGGCGGTTTCCCGCTGCCGATCCTGGTCGAGAACACCGCCGGGGGCGATAACGCGATGGCCCGCCGGTTCGATCGGCTGGCCATGCTGTGGGACGCGATCGGTGAGTACGAACCGGGCTTCTGCCTCGACACCTGCCATGCCCACGCCGGCGGCGAAGACCTGCTGAACATCGTCGAGCGGGTCAAGGCGATCACCGGCCGCATCGACCTCGTGCACGTCAACGACTCGAAGGATCCGTTCGACTCGGGGCGCGACCGGCACGAGAACCTCGGCAGCGGCCAGATCGATCCCGATCTGATCGTGGCCACGGTCAAGGCGGCCGGCGCGCCGGCGATCTGCGAGACGCCGGGCGGCGACGACGGTCAGACCGCCGATATCCAGTTCCTCAAGGAGCGGCTGGCCAAGTGA